In Rhodobacteraceae bacterium LMO-JJ12, a single window of DNA contains:
- a CDS encoding efflux RND transporter permease subunit has translation MSPSNTFIRRPVLSTVLGALILLLGFQGLFNLPVREYPEVEETVITVTTIYPGASADLIQGFISAPISGAVSTTENIDYVSATSRPSASVVTVRMKLGANPDIALTEVMSKVQQVRGKLPQGAEDPTIVKGTGRSFATMYLAMQNPNMSSEQLTEYIDRVIRPRMSTIEGVAEIQIMGASDYSMRVWVDPVKLASRGVTAAEVMGAINASNFLAAPGKTQNAYVAYPISVQSTLQTPEAFGALPLKSSPEGVVRLREVAEVELAAASTSTIVNFNGERGVFIGVFPTPSANPLNTASAVIKDLPAIRNSLPEGMQLTLMYDATEAIGASIDEVFKTIAEAVGIVVLVILLFLGSFRSVLMPIVTIPLSLIGVNFVLYMLGYSINLLSLLAMVLAIGLVVDDAIVVVENIHRHIEDGMSPKQAAFKGMSEITGPVIAMTITLAAVFTPLLFTGGLTGALFSEFAMTLAGAVIISGIVALTITPMMTSRLLKKGGHSRFQKAVDNSFERLAGWYERRVRSSLDYRPVTLILVAGLAGLTGFMFLHTSSELAPEEDRGALFSLVNAPSYATADYTSLYTNQIRALTKDIPELEANFSVIGMGGQTNSAFALWAFKDWAQRDRSQKQLQSDIQARLAPVSGVEPLVFAPPSLPGAGGGLPISMVIQSTGTPDRVSEVTESIKKRAMATGQFIVVQNSLAFNQQQVIVTIDRDRAAALNLSIRDIGTTLGLLVSDGAIAQFDRESNSYDIIVQVPQRFRNNPEKLGEFFVRSVTGDMVPLSAVVNISTDVTASAIEQFDQLNSSTLSAMPMLGVTTGTALQTLVDIAREEMPDGFFIDYTGQSRLEVEEGNTIAIAFVLALTVIYLVLAAQFESFRDPFIIMMSVPLSMFGAMVPLFFGLSTLNIYTQVGLITLIGLITKHGILMVEFANQHRHEHGSNRREAITAAAKTRLRPILMTTAAMGLGVVPLILASGAGAAARYSMGLVIFSGIMVGTIFTLFVVPMFYTYISRRDIIEETEDDRPPLKAG, from the coding sequence ATGAGCCCCTCGAACACCTTCATCCGGCGGCCGGTCTTGTCCACAGTGTTGGGCGCGTTGATTCTGCTTCTGGGGTTCCAGGGCCTGTTCAACCTGCCCGTACGTGAATACCCCGAAGTCGAAGAGACAGTGATCACTGTCACCACGATCTATCCCGGAGCAAGTGCGGATCTGATCCAGGGTTTTATCAGCGCACCAATCTCAGGCGCTGTATCGACCACTGAAAACATCGACTATGTCAGCGCTACAAGCCGCCCCTCGGCCAGCGTCGTGACGGTGCGAATGAAGCTGGGCGCCAATCCCGATATCGCCCTCACCGAGGTTATGTCCAAGGTCCAACAGGTGCGCGGAAAACTGCCCCAAGGGGCCGAGGATCCGACCATCGTCAAGGGCACCGGGCGCAGTTTTGCCACCATGTATCTGGCGATGCAAAACCCGAACATGAGCTCTGAGCAGTTGACCGAATATATTGACCGGGTGATCCGCCCGCGCATGTCAACCATTGAGGGCGTAGCCGAAATTCAGATCATGGGCGCTTCGGACTATTCGATGCGAGTATGGGTCGACCCGGTGAAACTGGCCTCACGCGGTGTTACCGCGGCCGAAGTGATGGGGGCAATCAACGCCTCGAACTTTCTGGCGGCACCGGGCAAGACCCAAAACGCCTATGTCGCGTATCCAATTTCGGTACAATCCACCTTGCAAACGCCCGAAGCTTTCGGCGCGCTACCGCTAAAGTCGTCGCCTGAGGGCGTAGTGCGGCTTCGTGAGGTGGCAGAGGTCGAGTTGGCCGCCGCCAGCACCAGCACCATCGTCAATTTCAACGGTGAACGCGGCGTGTTCATCGGCGTATTTCCAACACCTTCGGCCAACCCGCTGAACACCGCAAGCGCAGTGATCAAAGATCTGCCCGCGATCCGCAACAGCCTGCCTGAAGGCATGCAGCTGACGCTGATGTATGACGCAACCGAAGCCATCGGGGCCTCGATTGACGAGGTCTTCAAAACCATCGCCGAAGCGGTCGGTATCGTCGTGCTGGTCATCCTGCTGTTCCTTGGGTCGTTCCGCTCGGTCCTGATGCCGATCGTCACCATCCCGCTGTCTCTGATCGGGGTGAATTTCGTCCTCTACATGTTGGGTTACTCTATCAACCTGCTGTCACTTCTTGCGATGGTTCTGGCCATCGGATTGGTGGTCGATGACGCTATTGTCGTGGTCGAAAACATCCACCGGCATATTGAAGACGGCATGTCGCCGAAACAGGCGGCGTTCAAGGGCATGTCCGAAATCACCGGGCCGGTAATCGCCATGACCATCACGCTGGCCGCCGTGTTCACTCCGCTTCTGTTCACCGGCGGGCTAACGGGCGCACTATTCTCGGAATTTGCCATGACGCTGGCCGGGGCGGTGATCATTTCCGGGATTGTCGCCCTGACAATTACGCCGATGATGACCTCGCGATTGCTCAAGAAGGGTGGTCACAGCCGCTTCCAAAAGGCGGTCGACAACAGCTTCGAACGTCTGGCGGGATGGTATGAACGTCGCGTCCGTTCGTCGCTGGACTATCGTCCTGTGACCTTGATCCTGGTCGCCGGACTTGCGGGCTTGACCGGTTTCATGTTCCTGCACACGTCCAGCGAACTGGCGCCGGAAGAAGACCGCGGCGCACTGTTTTCGCTGGTCAATGCGCCCAGCTATGCAACCGCAGACTATACTTCACTCTATACCAACCAGATACGCGCGCTAACTAAAGACATCCCCGAGTTGGAGGCAAATTTTTCTGTCATTGGCATGGGCGGGCAAACCAACTCCGCTTTTGCGCTCTGGGCGTTCAAGGACTGGGCGCAACGCGACCGTTCGCAAAAGCAACTTCAGAGCGACATTCAGGCCCGGTTGGCACCGGTTTCCGGCGTCGAACCATTGGTCTTCGCGCCTCCTTCGCTCCCCGGCGCGGGCGGCGGGTTGCCGATCTCGATGGTGATCCAATCAACCGGCACCCCCGATCGTGTATCCGAGGTGACCGAGAGCATCAAAAAACGAGCGATGGCCACAGGCCAGTTCATCGTCGTGCAGAATTCACTCGCCTTCAATCAACAGCAGGTGATTGTGACCATCGACCGCGACCGCGCCGCGGCGCTGAACCTGTCGATCCGTGACATCGGCACAACGCTGGGCCTGCTGGTGAGCGATGGAGCCATCGCTCAATTCGACCGCGAGAGTAACAGCTACGACATCATCGTGCAGGTGCCACAACGTTTCCGCAATAATCCCGAAAAGTTGGGCGAATTCTTTGTGCGTTCCGTCACCGGTGACATGGTTCCGTTGTCCGCCGTGGTGAATATCTCAACCGATGTGACCGCCTCGGCTATCGAACAGTTCGACCAATTGAATTCATCGACCTTATCGGCGATGCCAATGCTGGGCGTAACCACGGGCACCGCGTTGCAGACTCTGGTGGACATCGCGCGCGAGGAAATGCCCGACGGTTTTTTCATCGACTATACCGGTCAGTCGCGGCTCGAGGTTGAGGAAGGCAATACGATCGCCATAGCCTTTGTGCTGGCGCTTACGGTGATCTATCTGGTTCTGGCCGCACAGTTTGAGAGCTTCCGCGATCCCTTCATCATCATGATGTCGGTGCCGTTGTCCATGTTCGGGGCGATGGTGCCGCTGTTCTTTGGCCTGTCAACGCTCAACATCTACACCCAAGTCGGATTGATCACCCTGATCGGGCTGATCACAAAGCACGGCATCCTGATGGTCGAGTTTGCCAACCAACATCGCCACGAACACGGTTCAAACCGTCGCGAGGCGATCACTGCCGCGGCCAAGACCCGACTACGCCCGATCCTGATGACCACGGCGGCGATGGGCCTTGGCGTGGTGCCGCTAATCCTTGCCAGCGGTGCCGGTGCAGCCGCGCGGTATTCGATGGGTCTTGTGATCTTTTCCGGTATCATGGTCGGCACGATTTTCACGTTGTTTGTGGTGCCAATGTTTTACACATATATTTCTCGCCGCGACATTATCGAAGAAACCGAAGACGACCGACCGCCTCTCAAAGCTGGCTGA
- a CDS encoding MarR family transcriptional regulator — translation MPKPIDVDTTSFLILDIARLLRAEFERRVGEAELGVTPSEARTLATVARFGPLRQHDLADQTGLGAMSVTTVLDRLETAGLIRRDCDPHDRRAKLVRVTDNAAPLLAQLRGIGDEVRSITRGTIATDDWDCFRNLLKVARDNHLAAHRSQRASGAA, via the coding sequence ATGCCCAAGCCAATCGACGTCGACACCACCTCCTTTCTGATCCTCGACATCGCGCGCCTGTTGCGCGCCGAATTTGAACGCCGTGTGGGCGAAGCCGAACTTGGCGTAACCCCGAGTGAAGCGCGGACATTGGCTACTGTGGCGCGGTTCGGGCCGTTGCGTCAGCACGATCTGGCTGACCAAACCGGTCTTGGCGCGATGAGCGTCACAACGGTTCTGGATCGGTTGGAAACGGCTGGTTTGATCCGCCGCGATTGCGATCCCCACGATCGCCGGGCCAAGTTGGTCCGCGTGACAGACAACGCGGCGCCGCTTTTGGCGCAGTTGCGAGGTATCGGAGACGAGGTGCGCAGTATCACACGCGGCACCATCGCGACCGATGATTGGGATTGCTTTCGCAATTTGCTGAAAGTTGCGCGCGACAACCATCTTGCCGCCCATCGCAGCCAGCGCGCATCAGGGGCAGCATAA
- a CDS encoding multidrug effflux MFS transporter, whose protein sequence is MADTSPPASSIPVQPSMSIRRVSLIGALFIATGPIAMALYTPAMAEVVADFGTTNAMAKMTLTLYFAGFATAQLIAGPISDALGRRPVIIGFMAIFLAASLLALIAPSIETLIAARFVQGIGASAGVAISRAIVRDMYQGDESSRIMNLMGIILAVAPALAPTLGGLLVTHAGWRSVFLAMTLFGVMVIAVTLWGLRETVIPDRRRLNLRSLASSYVTLAANRHFMTTSLTIAGAIGAIYAQATILPFILMQELGLSPTEFGMGMLMQSGSFLAGSLVLRQLMKRFSAYRLVPPGLAFIALGSGLILTLLIGEPSFLRVMAPVAVYTFGIAFVMPAMTTAALAPFPHIAGAASSLMGFMQMGAGLFVGSLAALFSDPVVALALLIPLMGALACLSYLFYRLHPHLAEPEPRQGAISGPPAGRSMITPRAD, encoded by the coding sequence ATGGCCGACACTTCCCCCCCCGCATCGTCGATTCCAGTTCAGCCTAGCATGTCCATTCGCCGCGTCAGCCTGATCGGCGCACTATTTATTGCCACCGGTCCGATTGCCATGGCGTTATATACCCCGGCAATGGCCGAAGTTGTCGCCGACTTTGGTACGACGAACGCCATGGCCAAGATGACATTGACGCTGTATTTTGCCGGTTTTGCCACCGCGCAACTCATTGCAGGGCCGATATCAGACGCGTTGGGTCGCCGACCTGTTATCATAGGTTTCATGGCAATATTTCTCGCCGCTAGCCTGCTGGCGCTCATTGCGCCTTCCATCGAAACGCTGATTGCGGCGCGGTTCGTGCAGGGTATCGGCGCCAGCGCCGGTGTCGCGATTTCGCGCGCCATTGTGCGCGACATGTATCAAGGCGACGAATCCTCGCGCATCATGAACCTGATGGGAATCATCCTTGCCGTTGCACCCGCGCTGGCCCCGACCCTGGGCGGGCTTTTGGTGACGCATGCGGGGTGGCGGTCGGTTTTCCTCGCAATGACCTTGTTTGGAGTGATGGTGATCGCCGTAACGCTGTGGGGGCTGCGCGAAACCGTGATTCCCGATCGTCGCCGCCTGAACCTGCGCAGTCTGGCGAGTTCCTATGTCACGCTGGCGGCGAACCGGCATTTCATGACCACGTCGTTGACCATCGCCGGGGCAATCGGCGCGATTTATGCGCAAGCGACGATCCTGCCTTTCATCCTTATGCAAGAACTCGGACTGAGCCCGACCGAATTTGGAATGGGTATGCTGATGCAATCGGGCAGTTTTCTTGCCGGGTCGTTGGTGTTGCGCCAACTTATGAAACGCTTCAGCGCCTATCGCTTGGTACCTCCGGGGCTGGCATTCATCGCCTTGGGAAGTGGGTTGATCCTGACGTTGTTGATCGGAGAACCCTCGTTCCTGCGCGTGATGGCCCCCGTCGCGGTCTATACCTTCGGCATCGCCTTTGTGATGCCCGCGATGACAACCGCCGCTCTGGCACCATTTCCACATATTGCCGGAGCCGCCTCTTCGCTCATGGGGTTCATGCAGATGGGAGCCGGGCTGTTTGTCGGATCGCTGGCAGCACTTTTTTCCGATCCCGTGGTTGCGCTGGCGCTGCTGATCCCGTTGATGGGGGCGCTGGCCTGCCTGTCCTACCTCTTTTATCGACTGCATCCGCATCTTGCCGAACCTGAACCACGACAAGGTGCAATCAGCGGACCGCCCGCGGGGCGTTCGATGATTACACCGCGTGCGGATTGA
- a CDS encoding DNA repair exonuclease, with amino-acid sequence MKFLHVADLHLDSPLKTQAVRNPAMSDSLRAASRQVLGRLVDAAIAQSVDAVLFAGDTFDNGVADVASRAALAAEVTRLSRAGIPAVLIQGNHDALLDLDRYGPISDALTVLKPETPTFRIGEASIHGIGFTAARVAESLLPLYPPPEAGRWNIGLMHTSLDGGPGHDPYAPCALSDLMAHGYDYWGLGHIHKRAVYESEGRIAVMPGIPQGRSVREMEGGSATLVDLDLQGVRVRAVPLELLRFVRVPVDFAGVDDQARRDERLRMALAGALAKDVLIAARVGATGTPAELGDPIMLEAQLREAADRVEGAFVESLRLHVAERASSEESADDLAALMRADAATPGFRDEVQVVLSELRTALPSEIRDVLDESELDELIDAGVETMTLRLGTGRAGE; translated from the coding sequence ATGAAGTTTCTTCACGTTGCAGACCTCCATCTCGACTCGCCATTGAAAACGCAGGCCGTGCGCAATCCGGCAATGTCCGATAGTCTGCGTGCGGCTTCGCGTCAGGTGCTTGGCCGGTTGGTTGATGCGGCAATCGCGCAATCGGTAGATGCGGTTCTGTTTGCGGGCGACACGTTTGACAACGGTGTGGCGGATGTCGCCAGCCGCGCAGCGCTGGCGGCGGAAGTGACGCGGCTTTCGCGCGCCGGAATCCCGGCGGTGCTGATCCAGGGCAATCATGATGCGCTTCTCGATCTTGACCGCTATGGGCCGATTTCGGATGCGCTTACGGTATTGAAACCCGAGACGCCAACCTTTCGGATCGGCGAAGCGTCGATTCACGGCATCGGGTTTACCGCCGCACGTGTTGCAGAAAGCCTGTTGCCGCTTTACCCGCCGCCCGAGGCAGGTCGCTGGAATATCGGGTTGATGCACACCTCGCTCGACGGGGGGCCAGGGCATGATCCCTATGCGCCCTGCGCGTTATCGGACCTGATGGCGCATGGTTACGACTATTGGGGGTTGGGCCACATTCACAAGCGGGCTGTCTATGAAAGCGAGGGACGGATAGCGGTGATGCCGGGGATACCACAGGGGCGCAGTGTGAGAGAGATGGAGGGCGGATCGGCCACGCTTGTTGACCTCGATCTTCAGGGTGTGCGGGTGCGCGCGGTTCCGCTGGAACTGTTACGGTTCGTACGCGTGCCGGTAGATTTCGCCGGAGTTGACGATCAGGCGAGGCGTGATGAACGGTTGCGCATGGCGTTGGCTGGGGCACTTGCGAAAGATGTGTTGATTGCGGCGCGGGTTGGAGCCACTGGCACACCCGCAGAACTGGGCGACCCGATCATGCTTGAGGCGCAGTTGCGTGAAGCGGCGGACAGGGTTGAAGGGGCATTTGTCGAAAGTCTTCGGCTTCATGTTGCTGAACGGGCCAGCAGCGAAGAGTCGGCTGATGATCTTGCGGCACTTATGCGAGCAGACGCAGCCACGCCGGGGTTTCGCGACGAGGTGCAAGTAGTTCTGAGCGAATTGCGCACCGCGCTGCCGTCAGAGATCCGTGACGTGTTGGACGAGAGTGAATTGGATGAATTGATCGACGCTGGAGTCGAAACGATGACACTGCGCCTTGGCACGGGGAGGGCGGGGGAATGA
- a CDS encoding efflux RND transporter periplasmic adaptor subunit, translating to MKKRIFLVIVLLTAMAVGIIGFDSFRSTMISEFFANRQIPPVTAPVYEVKPRDWTPVISAIGTIDAKHGVELTVEAAGIIKALNFAANDNVKKDSLLIRLDDTVQIADLEAQRTQARLDEQALERTRELQGRGIRSGVSLDEAEARAETSRAQVAKLQAVVATKRLLAPFDGTIGIPRVDVGSYVAPGTIIATLQDLNSLYVDFKVAEQQFGLVSNGQKVRVMVKDGAPALEGRIAGIDPKIDAATRLGSVRAEVVAGDIPLIPGQFVQVEVQLPTQTNVLAVPHTAIVTSLYGDHVFVLRPVENDAGKFEARQVFVTAGRRSDDIVEIVKGIAPGDRVVIAGQNRLSNGSPVNPDNTVAPLMENESTNSDKAASQ from the coding sequence ATGAAAAAACGCATTTTCCTCGTTATTGTCCTGCTAACGGCTATGGCTGTCGGGATCATCGGATTCGACAGTTTCCGTAGCACCATGATCTCGGAATTCTTCGCCAATCGGCAGATCCCGCCGGTCACAGCCCCAGTCTATGAGGTCAAACCCCGCGACTGGACACCAGTGATTTCCGCCATCGGTACCATTGATGCGAAGCATGGCGTCGAACTTACAGTTGAGGCTGCCGGCATCATCAAGGCACTGAATTTTGCCGCCAACGATAACGTTAAAAAGGATTCCTTGCTGATACGCCTGGATGATACTGTGCAGATCGCAGATCTTGAGGCGCAGCGCACTCAGGCGCGGCTCGATGAGCAGGCACTTGAGCGCACACGTGAATTGCAAGGAAGGGGCATCCGCTCAGGTGTATCGCTGGACGAGGCTGAAGCACGGGCCGAAACCTCGCGCGCTCAGGTAGCCAAGCTACAGGCTGTCGTGGCAACCAAGCGCCTGCTCGCACCGTTCGATGGCACCATCGGCATTCCGCGCGTGGATGTGGGCAGCTATGTGGCGCCGGGTACAATCATTGCAACTTTGCAGGATCTCAACTCGCTCTACGTCGATTTCAAAGTTGCCGAACAACAATTCGGCCTTGTGTCCAATGGTCAGAAGGTTCGGGTCATGGTCAAGGATGGCGCGCCCGCTCTGGAGGGTAGGATCGCAGGCATCGACCCAAAAATCGACGCCGCAACGCGGCTCGGATCGGTCCGGGCCGAAGTTGTAGCCGGTGATATACCGCTGATTCCAGGTCAGTTTGTTCAGGTCGAAGTCCAACTGCCAACGCAGACCAACGTGCTGGCCGTGCCTCACACCGCCATCGTCACCAGCCTATATGGCGACCACGTTTTTGTTTTGCGTCCCGTCGAAAATGACGCGGGCAAATTCGAGGCGCGGCAGGTTTTCGTGACCGCCGGGCGCCGCTCAGACGACATCGTCGAGATTGTCAAGGGCATTGCGCCGGGCGACAGGGTAGTAATCGCGGGGCAAAACCGGCTGTCCAACGGCTCGCCCGTAAACCCGGACAATACCGTGGCGCCCCTGATGGAGAATGAGTCCACTAATTCCGACAAGGCAGCATCTCAATGA
- a CDS encoding AAA family ATPase, whose product MRLRKLDLLRYGRFTDCSLDFGNGGGETDVTIVYGENEAGKSTAFSAWLDLLFGLPLQHAYDFVHARKELLVGATIETDDGPLTLRRTGQRSGSLSDENGRVVDDRRLELMLYGLDRDSYRTRFSLDDEVLRRGGDEIAQAKGDLGQLLHAGSSGLSGFAELLKRAQEEVDAFHKPRGRTTVVAEGRNSLKAMDEAITNARLDPRRFDELRRLVEDAEEACQKAGATRDDAKRRLVMREAADARRALAREIAGARDRLLKYTGGPDLVEGALTRVSVAADAITRAKESEAEAEESINDANRRLEALSPDPEGLKIGQLLAELDAAEFDEGEPLVARASAAGADIDRRRAERDAAWKKARQLAESFAGEGADPSRVVLPRDVLSGIREAATEVREAARDCDDARCRLAETRAEMGQVEEMPDGADALADALCAFEALPLDPQPLVRVLHEREAEAFQRAAGLPQGWRALTDAGLATQAELRALERDVKTADDAVALAANRLREAEEAAAQCEAERDATVQAGVVVTDDEIIASRSRRDRLWSAHRNRLESETAETFEAAMHDDDAAHDTYGRTVEARTRVLQLGGELLKLRKFAERRRADLIQARGARKAPLEAKRQLAARLGLGADVDLASFFERRDALQDALEAALAAETAKEELAAAQAAEAAALEEVEQAYTDITGEEVGASGVLPAAQRLRAGLAERQSRIASRAEVEKLVRRLEAEVAVGEATRETVQATYAERVAGLWCAELKVEEMLRVTEGLVELAEEQRAAESLDHRVAQLSAALSAFGTRAAPLRKALGLAEESQVDHIMRTARTRADAARETAQLVAQAEKDLAEAERERSRQMRAIQNGEEVIAGLFRDQDQTPGDAPVAAVERLVARDELRAELSRLTEEYRVLGEGLESSALAAEEQDADPLRTGKLREAVAEADVERDAAIGRRGEVRNAFDGALQMTGGAEQTQARAAQLETLREAARRAAVTKIGLMAASGALRRLREDRRGPMLDATERAFTRMTGGEWQRLEARATGTGERLVGIRDGAAVGADAMSTGTRGQLYLALRVAGHADFVNRYGPLPFVTDDILETFDDARATAALALTGEMGRSGQAIMFTHHRHLVTLAAQVIPGVRVVELG is encoded by the coding sequence ATGAGGCTGCGCAAGCTTGATCTGCTCCGCTATGGCCGCTTCACCGACTGCTCGCTCGATTTCGGAAATGGCGGCGGCGAGACCGATGTGACTATTGTCTATGGTGAGAACGAGGCTGGCAAGAGTACCGCCTTTTCGGCCTGGCTCGACCTTCTCTTTGGCTTGCCGCTCCAACACGCCTATGACTTTGTGCACGCGCGCAAGGAGCTTCTTGTCGGAGCGACGATTGAAACCGATGATGGGCCGCTCACATTGCGCCGCACGGGGCAGCGAAGCGGATCGCTGAGCGACGAGAACGGGCGCGTTGTCGATGACCGGCGGCTGGAGCTGATGCTTTATGGTCTCGACCGCGACAGCTATCGCACGCGATTCTCGCTCGATGACGAAGTGCTGCGACGGGGCGGTGACGAGATCGCGCAGGCGAAGGGTGATCTGGGGCAACTTCTGCATGCCGGATCATCGGGTCTTTCGGGCTTTGCTGAGCTTTTGAAGCGCGCGCAGGAGGAAGTTGACGCCTTCCACAAGCCGCGTGGCCGCACAACGGTAGTGGCCGAGGGGCGCAACAGCCTGAAGGCGATGGACGAGGCCATTACAAACGCGCGCCTCGATCCACGGCGTTTTGATGAACTTCGTCGTCTGGTTGAGGATGCGGAGGAGGCTTGTCAAAAGGCTGGCGCGACGCGCGACGATGCGAAGCGCAGACTTGTTATGCGCGAAGCCGCTGATGCGCGGCGCGCGTTGGCGCGTGAAATCGCCGGAGCGCGCGACCGTCTCTTGAAATATACGGGCGGTCCGGATCTCGTGGAAGGCGCGCTGACCCGGGTCAGTGTGGCGGCAGACGCGATCACCCGAGCCAAGGAATCCGAGGCGGAGGCTGAAGAAAGCATCAATGACGCCAATAGGCGCCTTGAAGCGCTAAGTCCGGATCCGGAGGGATTGAAAATTGGCCAGTTACTAGCCGAACTTGATGCAGCCGAATTTGACGAAGGTGAACCGCTTGTTGCTCGCGCGAGCGCCGCAGGGGCAGATATCGACCGCCGCAGGGCAGAGCGGGATGCGGCATGGAAAAAGGCGCGCCAACTTGCAGAGAGCTTTGCAGGTGAAGGCGCCGACCCGAGCAGGGTCGTCTTGCCGCGCGATGTGTTGAGCGGCATTCGTGAGGCTGCCACCGAAGTGCGTGAAGCGGCGCGCGACTGTGACGATGCGCGTTGCAGGCTGGCTGAGACGCGTGCGGAAATGGGGCAGGTTGAAGAGATGCCCGACGGCGCCGACGCATTGGCGGATGCGCTTTGCGCGTTTGAGGCCTTGCCGCTTGATCCCCAACCCCTCGTGCGGGTCTTGCACGAACGCGAGGCCGAGGCATTCCAACGTGCTGCCGGATTACCGCAGGGGTGGCGTGCGTTAACCGATGCAGGGCTTGCGACGCAGGCCGAGCTGCGCGCATTGGAGCGCGATGTGAAGACAGCCGATGATGCCGTGGCGCTGGCTGCGAACCGCTTGCGCGAGGCCGAGGAAGCGGCTGCGCAATGTGAGGCAGAACGCGACGCCACAGTGCAGGCGGGAGTAGTTGTTACCGATGACGAGATCATCGCGAGCCGTTCGAGGCGCGACCGGCTATGGTCTGCGCATCGTAACCGGCTTGAATCCGAGACCGCTGAAACCTTCGAAGCGGCCATGCACGACGATGACGCAGCGCACGACACATACGGACGAACGGTCGAGGCACGCACCCGCGTATTGCAGCTTGGGGGTGAGCTTTTGAAACTTCGCAAGTTTGCCGAACGTCGACGCGCCGATCTGATCCAAGCGCGGGGCGCCCGCAAGGCGCCATTGGAAGCCAAGCGGCAACTGGCCGCGCGGCTTGGGCTTGGGGCGGACGTCGACCTCGCCAGCTTTTTCGAAAGGCGGGATGCATTGCAGGACGCGCTTGAGGCGGCGCTGGCGGCGGAGACAGCGAAGGAGGAGCTTGCCGCGGCACAGGCGGCAGAGGCTGCGGCGTTGGAAGAGGTGGAGCAAGCTTACACAGACATCACGGGCGAGGAGGTTGGAGCAAGTGGCGTGCTTCCTGCGGCGCAGCGATTGCGCGCCGGGCTTGCCGAACGCCAGTCTCGTATCGCCAGCCGCGCAGAAGTGGAAAAGCTGGTGCGTCGGTTGGAGGCCGAAGTTGCTGTTGGGGAAGCGACGCGGGAGACGGTTCAGGCAACATATGCAGAGCGCGTTGCCGGTCTCTGGTGCGCCGAGCTGAAGGTGGAGGAGATGTTGCGGGTTACCGAGGGACTTGTGGAACTCGCAGAGGAACAACGGGCCGCTGAAAGTCTCGATCACCGCGTTGCGCAATTGAGTGCGGCTCTGAGCGCATTCGGTACTCGTGCGGCACCTCTGCGAAAGGCGTTGGGCCTGGCAGAAGAGTCGCAGGTAGATCACATCATGCGAACCGCCCGTACCCGCGCCGATGCTGCCCGTGAAACGGCACAGCTTGTTGCGCAGGCCGAGAAGGATTTGGCCGAGGCGGAGCGGGAACGCAGCAGGCAGATGAGGGCTATTCAAAACGGCGAGGAAGTCATTGCAGGGCTGTTCAGGGATCAGGACCAAACGCCGGGCGATGCGCCGGTGGCGGCAGTAGAGCGCCTTGTCGCCCGGGACGAACTGCGTGCGGAACTTTCTCGCCTGACAGAGGAATACAGGGTCTTGGGAGAGGGGCTTGAATCCTCTGCGCTTGCCGCTGAAGAGCAGGACGCCGACCCGCTGCGGACTGGCAAGTTGCGCGAGGCGGTGGCGGAGGCAGATGTCGAGCGCGACGCGGCCATCGGGCGGCGAGGAGAGGTCCGAAATGCATTTGACGGTGCGCTGCAAATGACCGGGGGTGCAGAGCAGACGCAAGCGCGCGCTGCGCAACTGGAAACACTGCGTGAAGCGGCGCGTCGCGCAGCCGTGACAAAGATCGGTTTGATGGCAGCTTCGGGCGCGCTTCGCCGCTTGCGGGAGGATCGCCGCGGCCCAATGCTTGACGCGACCGAACGCGCTTTCACCCGCATGACCGGTGGGGAATGGCAACGGCTGGAAGCCCGGGCGACAGGCACAGGCGAGCGACTGGTCGGCATCCGCGACGGTGCCGCCGTCGGAGCCGATGCCATGTCCACGGGAACCCGGGGTCAACTCTATCTTGCGTTGCGCGTCGCGGGGCACGCGGATTTCGTGAACCGATACGGTCCTTTGCCTTTTGTTACGGACGATATTCTTGAAACCTTCGATGATGCGCGGGCCACTGCGGCGCTGGCCCTTACCGGGGAAATGGGCCGAAGTGGGCAGGCGATCATGTTCACACACCATCGCCATCTGGTGACTCTGGCAGCACAGGTTATTCCCGGCGTAAGAGTCGTTGAGCTTGGGTGA